One Frankia alni ACN14a DNA window includes the following coding sequences:
- a CDS encoding protein kinase domain-containing protein has protein sequence MVDDAAGPNPRRTDPGDPLNPHEPRSIGPYALVSRLGVGGMGTVYLARNTAGRRVAVKVIRPDLAADEEFRRRFRAEVEAARRVAPFCTAEVLDADPNAPAPYLVTEFIDGVRLDEQVESGPLASSTLTGLAVGVATALTAIHSAGLVHRDLKPSNVMLSLSGPRVIDFGIAQALEGAKAKPTAWGFGSAGWMAPEQVHGQPIGPEADVFAWGILIAYAGTGRHPFGDGSDIEIGMRIVGSAPDLRGLREPLVGLVSAALAKHPDDRPSARELLLRLVAQPPARGGPALGPAIGQVEELLNRTGEVPRPAPTRVGPATSAPARRPPWDGAPAVRPATAVPPGRAPAADRAPGAHGPGPAPVGGPANSGRPRGTPYPATAGPPGGRGPAAGPGARPSPDARAPSPPDNRQPDGRQPDSRQPAAPSGRQPGGPAPGTPPAARWAGPGGQRAPGQAPGPGPQPARMAEPARMSGPARMPAPARVPEPARVPGPAPMPGAADTPYPPYPPSAPPRRGPDRRQLALIVGVVVAALIAIAVVVVLPGRGGGADAGRPPGSTATVAGGASVTSSPTPTAGLGLPATDGRLEFVVAGIDCSKSQLGGGLLALRASGRFCLAQVTVRNTGDTAAALDNATELLWDDHGDRHEANFLARFKLDENLWDSIDPGETKRGTLVFDVPRDAQPQELELHESAQSDGVRIPVR, from the coding sequence ACGCCCTCGTCAGCCGCCTGGGCGTCGGCGGGATGGGCACGGTCTACCTGGCTCGCAACACCGCCGGGCGGCGGGTCGCCGTCAAGGTGATCCGGCCTGACCTCGCGGCCGACGAGGAGTTCCGTCGGCGGTTCCGGGCCGAGGTGGAGGCCGCCCGGCGGGTCGCCCCCTTCTGCACCGCCGAGGTGCTCGACGCCGATCCGAACGCGCCGGCGCCCTACCTGGTCACCGAGTTCATCGACGGCGTCCGGCTGGACGAGCAGGTCGAGTCCGGTCCGCTGGCCTCCTCGACCCTGACCGGTCTGGCCGTCGGGGTGGCGACGGCCCTGACCGCCATCCACAGCGCGGGGCTCGTGCACCGCGACCTCAAACCGAGCAACGTGATGCTCTCGCTGTCCGGCCCCCGGGTGATCGACTTCGGCATCGCCCAGGCGCTGGAGGGCGCGAAGGCGAAGCCGACGGCGTGGGGGTTCGGCTCGGCCGGCTGGATGGCGCCCGAGCAGGTGCACGGCCAGCCGATCGGACCCGAGGCGGACGTGTTCGCGTGGGGCATCCTCATCGCCTACGCCGGCACCGGCCGGCACCCCTTCGGTGACGGCTCGGACATCGAGATCGGCATGCGCATCGTGGGCTCCGCCCCGGATCTGCGCGGCCTGCGGGAGCCGCTGGTAGGGCTGGTCAGCGCCGCTCTGGCGAAGCATCCCGACGACCGGCCGAGCGCCCGGGAGCTGTTGCTGCGGCTCGTCGCGCAGCCGCCGGCCCGCGGCGGCCCCGCCCTCGGGCCGGCGATCGGCCAGGTCGAGGAGCTGCTCAACCGCACCGGAGAGGTGCCCCGCCCGGCGCCGACGCGGGTGGGTCCGGCGACCTCGGCCCCCGCCCGCCGCCCGCCCTGGGACGGTGCCCCGGCGGTGCGGCCCGCCACGGCCGTCCCCCCGGGCCGCGCGCCCGCCGCGGACCGGGCTCCGGGTGCCCACGGGCCCGGCCCGGCGCCGGTGGGTGGCCCGGCGAACAGCGGCCGGCCGCGAGGCACCCCCTACCCGGCGACCGCCGGCCCTCCCGGTGGTCGCGGGCCGGCGGCCGGGCCGGGCGCACGCCCGTCCCCGGACGCCCGCGCGCCGTCCCCGCCGGACAACCGCCAGCCAGACGGCCGCCAGCCGGACAGCCGCCAGCCCGCCGCACCGAGCGGCCGCCAGCCGGGCGGGCCGGCGCCGGGCACACCACCCGCGGCCAGGTGGGCCGGTCCGGGCGGCCAGCGCGCACCGGGCCAGGCGCCGGGACCCGGGCCCCAGCCGGCGCGGATGGCCGAGCCGGCACGGATGTCGGGACCTGCACGGATGCCGGCGCCGGCACGCGTCCCGGAGCCCGCGCGGGTGCCGGGTCCCGCGCCGATGCCGGGCGCCGCCGACACCCCCTACCCGCCGTACCCACCGTCCGCCCCGCCCCGGCGCGGACCGGACCGCCGGCAGCTCGCACTGATCGTCGGAGTCGTCGTGGCGGCGCTGATCGCCATCGCGGTCGTCGTCGTCCTGCCGGGCCGCGGCGGCGGGGCTGACGCCGGCCGGCCGCCGGGCTCCACCGCGACGGTCGCGGGCGGTGCGTCGGTCACCTCGAGCCCCACCCCCACCGCGGGGCTCGGCCTGCCGGCGACGGACGGCCGGCTGGAGTTCGTCGTGGCGGGCATCGACTGCTCGAAGTCCCAGCTGGGCGGCGGGCTCCTCGCGCTGCGCGCGAGCGGCAGGTTCTGCCTGGCCCAGGTGACGGTCCGCAACACCGGCGACACCGCCGCGGCGCTGGACAACGCCACCGAGCTGCTCTGGGACGACCACGGCGACCGGCACGAGGCGAACTTCCTCGCCCGCTTCAAGCTGGACGAGAATCTGTGGGACTCCATCGACCCCGGCGAGACCAAGCGCGGCACCCTGGTCTTCGACGTCCCCCGCGACGCGCAGCCGCAGGAACTCGAGCTCCACGAGAGTGCGCAGAGCGACGGGGTCCGCATCCCGGTCCGCTGA
- a CDS encoding TetR/AcrR family transcriptional regulator — protein MPARPLRRDAELNRARILTAARELFVERGNDVGVEEIARRAGVGMGTLYRRFPNKDALVEAILRSTVDDIRELAVTVAATEPAASALHCFVVRVLAADPCHGAFLAQRLWSGHTAERMIAEVVPPVAAMLAGAQRAGTVRSDVVLADLLVLMRSLRLVVDLTERVAPGSWRRSLEIILAGFRPDSRGEQLPVPAAAYTALAGTGETSPSVG, from the coding sequence GTGCCAGCCCGGCCCTTACGCCGCGACGCCGAACTGAACCGTGCCCGCATCCTCACCGCCGCTCGGGAGCTGTTCGTCGAACGCGGAAACGACGTCGGCGTCGAGGAGATCGCCCGCCGCGCCGGCGTCGGCATGGGCACCCTCTACCGACGCTTTCCGAACAAGGACGCGCTCGTCGAGGCGATTCTGCGCTCGACCGTCGACGACATCCGTGAGCTCGCCGTGACGGTGGCCGCCACGGAACCGGCGGCCAGCGCGCTGCACTGCTTCGTGGTGCGGGTGCTGGCGGCCGATCCCTGCCACGGAGCCTTCCTGGCCCAGCGGCTGTGGAGCGGGCACACCGCGGAACGCATGATCGCCGAGGTCGTCCCACCGGTGGCGGCGATGCTCGCCGGGGCCCAGCGGGCTGGCACCGTCCGCAGCGACGTGGTGCTGGCCGACCTGCTGGTCCTGATGCGGTCGCTGCGGCTGGTCGTGGATCTCACCGAGCGGGTCGCACCGGGGTCCTGGCGGCGTTCCCTGGAGATCATCCTGGCCGGCTTCCGGCCGGACTCCCGGGGCGAACAGCTGCCGGTGCCGGCGGCGGCCTACACCGCGCTGGCGGGCACCGGGGAGACCTCGCCGAGCGTCGGCTGA
- a CDS encoding HNH endonuclease family protein, which produces MGSQVRTSAVGAAGGQAGPDGRPGSPGRIRSVGLALLLAVATALVACDSLGDQTGAADPGAASSAGSAGSSARGAAGSALALLATLPVRVEDNSPKYQRDEFGTAWSDVDHNGCDTRNDILHRDMRSTTVRRSDGCTVLTGELTDPYTTRIIRFDRSRNASAVQIDHVVPLADAWRTGALDWTDAQRLQFANDPENLLAVDGPTNQRKSDHDAAEWLPPSPGEQCPYIARQVGLKSRYHLWVVAAEAQAMRTVLQKCPAQPALGTTAAR; this is translated from the coding sequence GTGGGGAGTCAGGTGCGGACGAGCGCTGTCGGTGCTGCGGGGGGACAGGCAGGACCGGACGGACGGCCGGGATCGCCCGGGCGGATCAGGTCCGTCGGGCTCGCGCTGCTGCTCGCGGTGGCCACGGCGCTGGTCGCCTGCGACAGCCTCGGCGACCAGACCGGCGCGGCGGATCCGGGCGCGGCGAGCTCGGCGGGCTCGGCGGGCTCGTCCGCCAGGGGCGCCGCGGGCTCGGCGCTCGCGCTGCTTGCCACCCTGCCGGTCCGCGTCGAGGACAACTCGCCGAAGTACCAGCGCGACGAGTTCGGCACCGCCTGGTCCGACGTCGACCACAACGGCTGCGACACCCGCAACGACATCCTGCACCGGGACATGCGCAGCACCACCGTGCGGCGCTCCGACGGCTGCACGGTGCTGACCGGCGAGCTCACCGATCCGTACACGACCCGGATCATCCGCTTCGACCGTTCCCGCAACGCCTCGGCGGTGCAGATCGACCATGTCGTGCCGCTGGCCGACGCCTGGCGGACCGGCGCACTCGACTGGACCGACGCCCAGCGCCTGCAGTTCGCGAACGACCCGGAGAACCTGCTCGCGGTGGACGGCCCGACGAACCAGCGCAAGAGCGACCACGACGCGGCCGAATGGCTGCCGCCCAGCCCCGGCGAGCAGTGCCCGTACATCGCCCGCCAGGTGGGCCTGAAATCGCGCTATCACCTGTGGGTGGTGGCGGCGGAGGCCCAGGCGATGCGAACCGTTCTCCAGAAGTGCCCCGCCCAGCCGGCCCTGGGCACCACCGCCGCCCGCTAG
- a CDS encoding FhaA domain-containing protein — MGVLQRFERRLGGLVEGAFAKVFKGGVEPVEIASALARETDDRRAVSSNRVLVPNEFAVELASGDFARLSPYDRALCDELAEMVREHAAEQRYTFVGPVSVRMSEAADLDVGVFRIRSSVAAADPGVVSGRRGRPRPSAPGTPHLLITTKAPGGTGGGGEREYPLDAETTVIGRSVECDIRLNDTGVSRRHGEIRRLPDGQFLYVDAGSTNGSLVNGRAATQVKLVSGDRIELGTATIVFRREDGRGSVAGRTPSRATPPPERIGHRTTAPPDRRPTPPPDDPYRRGSTPRGGRPEPYEEREPRGGQPYPTDPYRDRPARAGSDPGYRGRGHDQGSDVGRVRDQARPPRRDPGPRDPGRDTGPDRPLPDRSLPDRPLPDRGGRDPYRRDPRDRRDDGPRRPDPYREDAVDRYREPARPARGAAGPDGGLEPLDDVYDAQTYLPGQLDPPAGGDGGRGRSRSDRGW, encoded by the coding sequence ATGGGCGTGCTACAACGCTTCGAACGGCGCCTGGGCGGCCTCGTCGAGGGTGCGTTCGCCAAGGTGTTCAAGGGCGGGGTCGAGCCCGTGGAGATCGCCAGCGCGCTGGCCCGGGAGACCGACGACCGGCGGGCGGTCAGTTCCAACCGCGTGCTGGTGCCCAACGAGTTCGCGGTGGAGCTCGCCAGCGGCGACTTCGCCCGGCTCTCCCCGTATGACCGAGCGCTGTGCGACGAGCTGGCCGAGATGGTTCGCGAGCATGCGGCCGAGCAGCGCTACACCTTCGTCGGCCCGGTGTCCGTCCGGATGTCCGAGGCGGCCGACCTCGACGTCGGCGTCTTCCGGATCCGCAGCAGCGTGGCGGCGGCGGACCCGGGGGTCGTCAGCGGGCGACGCGGCCGTCCGCGCCCGAGTGCGCCCGGCACCCCCCATCTACTGATCACGACGAAGGCCCCGGGCGGGACGGGGGGCGGCGGGGAGCGGGAGTACCCGCTGGACGCCGAGACCACCGTCATCGGGCGCAGCGTCGAGTGCGACATCCGGCTGAACGACACCGGAGTGTCCCGGCGGCACGGGGAGATCCGCCGGCTGCCGGACGGGCAGTTCCTCTATGTCGACGCCGGCTCGACGAACGGCAGCCTTGTCAACGGCCGTGCGGCCACCCAGGTCAAGCTCGTCAGCGGGGACCGGATCGAGCTTGGCACCGCGACCATCGTGTTCCGCCGTGAGGACGGCCGGGGCAGCGTCGCAGGCCGGACGCCCTCCCGCGCGACCCCCCCGCCGGAGCGGATCGGGCACCGCACGACGGCCCCGCCGGACCGGCGCCCCACGCCCCCGCCGGACGACCCGTACCGGCGTGGCTCGACCCCGCGCGGCGGCCGGCCGGAGCCGTACGAGGAGCGGGAGCCGCGCGGCGGCCAGCCCTACCCGACGGATCCCTACCGGGACCGTCCCGCCCGGGCGGGCAGCGACCCCGGCTACCGTGGGCGCGGCCACGACCAGGGGTCGGATGTCGGCCGGGTCCGTGACCAGGCCCGTCCGCCCCGCCGCGATCCCGGCCCCCGGGACCCGGGCCGCGACACCGGACCGGATCGCCCCCTGCCTGATCGCTCGCTGCCGGATCGCCCGCTGCCGGATCGTGGCGGGCGAGACCCGTATCGCCGCGATCCGCGAGACCGCCGCGACGACGGTCCCCGCCGGCCCGACCCCTACCGGGAGGACGCCGTCGACCGCTACCGCGAGCCGGCCCGGCCCGCCCGCGGCGCGGCGGGGCCCGACGGCGGCCTCGAACCGCTGGACGACGTGTACGACGCGCAGACGTACCTGCCGGGCCAGCTCGACCCCCCGGCGGGCGGCGACGGTGGGCGTGGGCGGTCGCGGTCGGATCGGGGCTGGTAG
- a CDS encoding FHA domain-containing protein FhaB/FipA, whose amino-acid sequence MDPTEPSELVLLIVKIGFLALLWGFVLVAVRAVRLDMFGPTKRQQRREPPPMARPTPPRTPPQPARKPQSPSKLVVTKGHLAGTTIPLGSSPVTIGRAQDSTLVLEDDFASGRHARLVPHDGQWFVEDLGSTNGTFLNRSKVTSPMPVPLGAPVRIGKTVLELHR is encoded by the coding sequence ATGGATCCGACCGAGCCCAGCGAACTCGTCCTGCTGATCGTCAAGATCGGTTTTCTCGCCCTGCTGTGGGGATTCGTCCTGGTCGCCGTGCGCGCCGTCCGGCTGGACATGTTCGGCCCGACGAAGCGTCAACAGCGGCGCGAGCCACCGCCGATGGCGCGGCCCACACCCCCTCGGACCCCGCCACAACCGGCACGCAAGCCACAGTCTCCGAGCAAACTCGTGGTGACCAAGGGGCACTTGGCAGGCACAACGATTCCCCTAGGATCGTCACCTGTCACCATCGGACGGGCACAGGACTCGACTCTGGTCCTCGAGGATGACTTCGCATCAGGGCGGCATGCGAGACTCGTGCCCCACGACGGACAGTGGTTCGTCGAGGACCTGGGCTCGACCAATGGCACATTCCTCAACCGTTCGAAGGTGACCAGTCCCATGCCGGTACCTCTCGGCGCGCCGGTCAGGATCGGGAAGACGGTCCTGGAGCTCCACCGGTGA
- a CDS encoding Stp1/IreP family PP2C-type Ser/Thr phosphatase, translated as MSLRLHFAVRSDVGHVREGNEDSAYAGQRLLAVADGMGGHAAGEVASSMVISRLADLDDDIDSDDLVTELNEAVRDANRQLREMSLENSALDGMGTTVTAVLSSGDMLGVLHVGDSRAYLLREGILSQVTHDHTLVQDLVDQGRITPEQANTHPQRSLLMRALDGREVEPDLSVRQARDGDRYLLCTDGLSGVVSEETILETLLLPTPQEAVDQLVDLALKGGGPDNITVVVADISEDHGESRPYPLVAGAAAEKRVVPGAASARSGPDPRYPDTESAAAKAARIGRSGFHRRDRQEQASDRGDGESDDADGEGDGRRRSGRRILFVSTVVFVLVVAGAAAGWTYVRGQYYVGVDENGRVALFQGVKGSIAGVHLSSKVSHSDRLLSEISPADQDDVRHGIPANSRDEGKQIIAQLHTPAPTRQPVTATPSPSPTNRPKSPSLDPAGLMSAACQSASPAGAAVPGCPSTPVPTTSP; from the coding sequence GTGAGCCTCAGGCTTCACTTCGCCGTCCGCTCCGATGTCGGGCACGTACGGGAAGGAAACGAAGACTCCGCCTACGCCGGGCAGCGCCTGCTGGCGGTGGCCGACGGCATGGGGGGGCACGCCGCGGGCGAGGTCGCCAGCTCCATGGTGATCTCCCGACTGGCCGACCTCGACGACGACATCGACAGCGACGACCTCGTGACGGAGCTGAACGAGGCCGTCCGCGACGCCAACCGTCAGCTGCGCGAGATGTCGCTGGAGAACAGCGCCCTGGACGGCATGGGCACCACGGTGACCGCGGTGCTCTCCTCCGGCGACATGCTCGGGGTCCTGCATGTCGGGGACTCGCGGGCCTACCTGCTGCGGGAGGGCATCCTCAGCCAGGTCACCCACGACCACACGCTGGTGCAGGACCTGGTCGACCAGGGCCGGATCACTCCCGAGCAGGCGAACACGCACCCTCAGCGCTCGCTGCTGATGCGGGCGCTGGACGGCCGCGAGGTCGAGCCCGACCTGTCGGTGCGCCAGGCCCGGGACGGGGACCGCTACCTGCTGTGCACCGACGGCCTGTCGGGGGTGGTCAGCGAGGAGACGATCCTGGAGACGCTGCTGCTGCCCACCCCGCAGGAGGCGGTGGACCAGCTCGTCGACCTGGCGCTCAAGGGCGGCGGCCCGGACAACATCACGGTCGTCGTCGCCGACATCTCCGAGGACCACGGCGAGAGCCGGCCCTACCCGCTGGTCGCCGGTGCCGCGGCGGAGAAGCGGGTGGTGCCCGGGGCCGCGTCCGCGCGCAGCGGGCCCGACCCGCGCTACCCGGACACCGAGTCCGCGGCGGCCAAGGCGGCCCGGATCGGCCGGTCGGGCTTCCACCGCCGGGACCGCCAGGAGCAGGCCAGCGACCGCGGCGACGGCGAGAGCGACGACGCGGACGGAGAAGGGGACGGCCGACGCCGCTCGGGTCGGCGGATCCTGTTCGTCTCCACCGTCGTGTTCGTCCTCGTCGTCGCGGGGGCCGCGGCGGGGTGGACCTACGTGCGCGGCCAGTACTACGTCGGCGTCGACGAGAACGGGCGGGTGGCCCTGTTCCAGGGGGTGAAGGGCAGCATCGCCGGCGTCCATCTCTCGTCGAAGGTCTCCCACAGCGACCGCCTGCTGTCCGAGATCTCCCCGGCCGATCAGGACGATGTGCGCCACGGCATCCCGGCCAACAGCCGGGACGAGGGGAAGCAGATCATCGCCCAGCTGCACACGCCGGCCCCCACGCGGCAGCCGGTCACCGCGACGCCCAGCCCGTCCCCGACCAACCGTCCCAAGTCCCCGTCGCTGGACCCCGCCGGTCTGATGTCCGCGGCGTGCCAGTCCGCGAGCCCCGCCGGCGCCGCCGTCCCAGGCTGCCCGAGCACGCCCGTACCCACCACGTCCCCGTGA
- a CDS encoding FtsW/RodA/SpoVE family cell cycle protein, with protein MTRPPIPLPPLRRPRSADLTATFAGLPLPQGTDLPPYRRRELVLLVFAGVLATSALAALTFADIGELSLGIFSIGLGFFCLWALAHLAVRRFAPAADPVLLPVVVALNGLGLVMIYRLDLAKSQAAKQAGTHIPPSAAQVQLVWTLLAVVVFVLVLALVRDHRNLSRYAYTAGLIGIVGLLLPIVPGIGTSINGARLWLRVGPFSFQPSEVSKIIILIFFAGYLENKRDVLSLASRSVLGVKLPRARDLGPVLVAWLASLGILVVQNDLGSSLLFFGMFMVVLYVATERASWFLIGFVLFMIGAVLAHSLFSHVQVRVDGWLHAFDGDNPSSTSYQLVQGLYGFAAGGLTGTGLGEGHPQKVPFANTDFIMASLGEELGLTGVMAIITLYALIVLRGMRAALGAKDAFGKLLATGLSFTLALQVFVQVGGVMRLIPLTGLTLPFVSYGGSSIVANAAIIALLLRVSDSARRAPEPASDAPLFDPGAVADSPTQVVKTT; from the coding sequence ATGACCCGCCCGCCGATACCCCTTCCTCCGCTGCGCAGGCCGAGGTCGGCGGACCTCACCGCGACGTTCGCCGGCCTGCCGCTGCCCCAGGGCACCGACCTGCCGCCGTACCGCCGCCGCGAGCTCGTCCTGCTGGTCTTCGCCGGGGTGTTGGCGACCAGCGCGCTGGCCGCGCTGACCTTCGCCGACATCGGCGAGCTCTCGCTCGGCATCTTCTCGATCGGCCTGGGCTTCTTCTGCCTGTGGGCGCTCGCACACCTCGCGGTCCGCCGGTTCGCGCCGGCCGCCGATCCGGTGCTGCTGCCGGTCGTCGTCGCCCTCAACGGCCTCGGCCTGGTCATGATCTATCGGCTGGACCTGGCCAAGAGCCAGGCGGCCAAGCAGGCCGGCACCCACATCCCGCCCAGCGCCGCGCAGGTGCAGCTCGTCTGGACGCTGCTGGCGGTCGTGGTCTTCGTCCTGGTGCTGGCGCTGGTGCGCGACCACCGCAACCTCTCCCGCTACGCCTACACGGCCGGGCTGATCGGCATCGTCGGCCTGTTGCTGCCCATCGTGCCGGGCATCGGCACCTCCATCAACGGCGCCCGGCTCTGGCTGCGGGTCGGGCCGTTCTCGTTCCAGCCCAGCGAGGTCTCGAAGATCATTATTCTGATCTTCTTCGCCGGCTATCTGGAGAACAAGCGGGACGTGCTGTCCCTGGCGTCGCGGTCCGTGCTCGGGGTGAAGCTGCCGCGCGCCCGCGATCTCGGCCCGGTCCTGGTGGCGTGGCTGGCGAGCCTCGGCATCCTGGTGGTGCAGAACGACCTCGGTTCCTCCCTGCTGTTCTTCGGCATGTTCATGGTCGTGCTCTACGTCGCCACCGAGCGGGCGTCGTGGTTCCTGATCGGGTTCGTGCTGTTCATGATCGGCGCCGTGCTCGCGCACAGCTTGTTCAGCCACGTCCAGGTCCGCGTCGACGGCTGGCTGCACGCCTTCGACGGCGACAACCCGTCGAGCACCTCCTACCAGCTCGTCCAGGGCCTGTACGGGTTCGCGGCCGGCGGGCTCACCGGCACCGGCCTCGGCGAGGGCCACCCGCAGAAGGTGCCCTTCGCCAACACCGACTTCATCATGGCCAGCCTCGGCGAGGAGCTGGGGCTCACCGGGGTGATGGCGATCATCACGCTGTACGCGCTGATCGTGCTGCGCGGTATGCGTGCGGCCCTCGGCGCGAAGGACGCCTTCGGCAAGCTGCTGGCGACCGGGCTGTCGTTCACCCTGGCGCTCCAGGTGTTCGTGCAGGTCGGCGGGGTTATGCGACTCATCCCACTGACCGGGCTCACCCTGCCGTTCGTCTCCTATGGTGGGTCGTCCATCGTGGCGAACGCCGCGATCATCGCGTTGCTGTTGCGGGTCAGCGACAGCGCGCGCCGTGCGCCCGAGCCGGCGTCGGACGCCCCGCTGTTCGATCCGGGCGCGGTCGCCGACAGCCCCACCCAGGTGGTGAAGACGACATGA
- a CDS encoding peptidoglycan D,D-transpeptidase FtsI family protein translates to MNRPVRKVAVACLVLFAALLVNANWLQVGEASDLKTQPTNGRQITERLERERGAILAGDVEIARSTPSNDQYRFQRQYPAGSLYSDVTGYYTLFTAAGLERSQDVFLSGDDDRLLASRVTGLLTNKQRRGGSVVTTIVPAVQQAAAQALGNRKGAVVALDPSTGAILAMVTSPSYDPSPLASHTEKTATNAYGVLSGDPAQPLLNRATQQTYPPGSTFKLITAAAALSAGRSPDTRVSAPDELQLPLSTVRLPNFDGERCGDGETDTIIHALTISCNTAFAQLGIDLGAETLRRQAEAFGLNSTFPDFPLQQARSVFPTKLDGAQTAQSAIGQYNVRVTPLQMAEVVAAIANGGTEMKPYLVSELRGPDEKTISRTGPKELGKPVSSDVADELRTMMESVVTSGTGRKARIDNVSVAGKTGTAEHGTGEPPHAWFVGFAPSDAPKVAVAVIVEDGGGELSTGGAIAAPVAKQVMQAALDRP, encoded by the coding sequence ATGAACCGCCCGGTGCGCAAGGTCGCCGTCGCCTGCCTGGTCCTGTTCGCCGCGCTGCTGGTGAACGCCAACTGGCTGCAGGTCGGCGAGGCGAGCGACCTCAAGACCCAGCCGACCAACGGCCGCCAGATCACCGAACGGCTCGAACGCGAACGCGGGGCGATCCTGGCCGGCGACGTGGAGATCGCGCGGTCCACCCCGTCGAACGACCAGTACAGGTTCCAGCGGCAGTACCCGGCCGGCTCGCTCTACTCCGACGTCACGGGCTACTACACGCTGTTCACCGCGGCCGGGCTGGAGCGCTCCCAGGACGTGTTCCTCTCCGGCGACGACGACCGGCTGCTCGCCAGCCGGGTGACCGGCCTGCTCACCAACAAGCAGCGCCGCGGCGGCTCCGTGGTCACCACGATCGTGCCCGCGGTCCAGCAGGCCGCCGCGCAGGCGCTGGGCAACCGCAAGGGCGCCGTGGTGGCGCTGGACCCGTCCACCGGTGCCATCCTGGCGATGGTGACCAGCCCGTCCTACGACCCGAGCCCGCTGGCCAGCCACACCGAGAAGACGGCGACCAACGCCTACGGCGTGCTCTCCGGCGACCCGGCGCAGCCGCTGCTGAACCGGGCGACGCAGCAGACCTATCCGCCGGGGTCGACGTTCAAGCTCATCACCGCCGCGGCGGCGCTGTCAGCGGGTCGCAGTCCCGACACCCGCGTGTCGGCCCCCGACGAGCTCCAACTGCCGCTGAGCACGGTGCGGCTGCCGAACTTCGACGGCGAGCGGTGCGGCGACGGTGAGACCGACACGATCATCCATGCGCTGACGATCTCCTGTAACACCGCCTTCGCGCAGCTCGGCATCGATCTCGGCGCCGAGACGTTGCGCCGGCAGGCCGAGGCGTTCGGCCTGAACTCGACCTTCCCCGACTTCCCGCTGCAGCAGGCCCGCAGCGTGTTCCCGACCAAGCTCGACGGTGCGCAGACCGCGCAGTCGGCGATCGGCCAGTACAACGTCCGGGTCACGCCCCTACAGATGGCGGAGGTGGTCGCGGCGATCGCCAACGGTGGCACCGAGATGAAGCCCTACCTCGTCTCCGAGCTGCGTGGCCCGGACGAGAAGACGATCAGCCGGACCGGTCCCAAGGAACTCGGCAAGCCGGTGAGCAGCGACGTCGCCGACGAACTCAGGACCATGATGGAGAGCGTGGTGACGTCGGGAACGGGCCGCAAGGCGCGCATCGACAACGTCTCCGTCGCCGGGAAGACCGGAACCGCGGAACACGGCACGGGCGAGCCGCCGCACGCCTGGTTCGTCGGGTTCGCCCCGTCGGACGCGCCCAAGGTGGCGGTCGCCGTCATCGTCGAGGACGGCGGGGGTGAGCTGAGCACCGGTGGTGCCATCGCCGCCCCCGTCGCGAAACAGGTCATGCAGGCCGCATTGGACAGACCATGA